In Bombus affinis isolate iyBomAffi1 chromosome 8, iyBomAffi1.2, whole genome shotgun sequence, the following proteins share a genomic window:
- the LOC126919581 gene encoding exocyst complex component 1 gives MAAIRHTLQREVFTPSDEKLLSVCYVSKAYRKKKMSFLCLTTTTDSPSSLLLYQVKKNDKNVFKKKQSWPLSDIQIVDGVKNDSMDIELHIDKVYKWSVTTAQERRTFISNLYTYSCNLAQRPQFKNIPKELLIDPSSLKESDSITFTPELLTSPISSDYQPITEKEAADLKQLMEDCEYAVSNAELFMETLSKDLSILDGENVQSVLASEACVTQLMNSIEAAITEASIVESRLAAYDEALGRIREVMARVGQKNQAIHTANNNARLLLDQLNTVISQLDISPTHQRVLSEAELPGEKEELSQAGAALLKATTAPLPPGLDKLSAVTEQKRRLDKLRVKFSVIVARHLNNLFIHLGNDVGDMSTSMTDLILPTHQAVHHELEPYTELMQLLRALDNKAFVQLTKVYTDTMSKLYKRDLKRFFEEAKNKLICKRLQANTSKSSGQKVEDLLNPAPICLLSGETWAPVGEGNLLDSVLDCLLSQMQPVCLAEQAFCISFLQLDSVLSPSKSSEMEETDNVSNGAASPGSVTSTASKKLERQVNEEVRATMAAIFPSLETELNNFIAFLDKIDSFWCMYVLVRLSQHVMSAQDTGSFLSMTFASALIQVKRAFDKFMQTQLQSILCDTKVNRRNKCGILPYVENFGPFARTAEKIFKNSDRKVDLEKWYTKLVSTMFEAIVIHSREHHKTPQEVIKMENFHHLYDLLSQLKIPIFDHERKEAKQKYQDALRAYVTQYFGRPLEKLNLFFEGVQAKVGAGVKESEVSYQMAFSKQELRRVVKEYPAREVKKGLENLYRKVEKHLCEEENLLQVVWREMQGEFIAQYIYIEELIQRCYPDSMVTLEFTIQDILEFFSEIARSH, from the exons ATGGCAGCAATAAGACATACATTACAAAGAGAAGTTTTCACACCTAgtgatgaaaaattattaagCGTATGTTATGTCAGTAAAGCatacagaaaaaagaaaatgagcTTTTTGTGCTTGACTACAACTACAGATTCACCTTCATCTTTACTTTTATACCAAGTAAAGAAGAacgataaaaatgtatttaagAAGAAACAATCATGGCCTTTAAGCGATATTCAAATTGTGGATGGTGTTAAAAATGATTCTATGGATATAGAATTGCACATTGATAAAGTTTATAAATGGTCAGTGACAACAGCACAAGAACGAAGAACATTTATAAGTAATTTATATACTTATTCTTGCAATTTAGCCCAAAGGccacaatttaaaaatattccaaaaGAATTGCTTATAGATCCCAGTTCATTGAAGGAAAGTGATAGTATTACTTTCACACCAG agCTGTTAACATCTCCTATTTCATCCGATTATCAACCTATTACTGAAAAAGAAGCTGCTGATTTAAAACAATTAATGGAGGATTGTGAATATGCAGTCTCTAATGCGGAACTTTTTATGGAAACGCTTTCTAAAGATCTTTCAATTCTTGATGGG GAAAATGTACAATCAGTTTTGGCATCAGAAGCCTGTGTAACTCAATTAATGAATAGTATAGAAGCAGCAATAACTGAAGCTTCTATTGTCGAATCTCGTCTTGCAGCCTATGATGAGGCCCTTGGTAGAATTAGGGAAGTTATGGCACGTGTAGGTCAAAAAAATCAGGCGATTCATACAGCTAATAATAATGCACGGCTTCTGTTAGATCAATTGAATACAGTAATA TCACAATTAGATATTTCTCCAACTCACCAACGTGTTTTGAGTGAAGCTGAGCTTCcaggagaaaaagaagaactTAGCCAAGCAGGTGCTGCTCTATTAAAAGCAACAACAGCTCCTTTACCACCCGGACTTGATAAATTAAGTGCAGTAACAGAACAAAAAAGGCGACTTGATAAACTTAGAGTAAAATTTTCTGTAATTGTTGCTAGACATTTAAATAATCTCTTCATACATTTG GGCAATGATGTTGGAGATATGTCTACGTCAATGACAGATTTAATTCTTCCAACACATCAAGCAGTTCATCATGAACTTGAACCATATACAGAGCTAATGCAATTATTAAGAGCATTAGATAATAAGGCTTTTGTACAATTAACTAAGGTATATACAGATACAATGAGTAAACTATATAAAAGGGATTTAAAGCGATTTTTTGAGGAAGCAAAAAATAAACTAATTTGTAAACGCCTTCAAG CAAATACATCAAAGTCTAGTGGCCAAAAAGTAGAAGATTTACTTAATCCTGCACCTATTTGCTTATTAAGTGGTGAAACATGGGCACCAGTAGGCGAAGGAAATCTTTTAGACTCAGTACTTGATTGTCTGCTTTCTCAAATGCAACCGGTCTGTCTCGCGGAACAAGCATTCTGCATTTCGTTTCTACAATTAGATTCTGTTCTTTCTCCATCAAAA AGCAGTGAAATGGAAGAAACAGATAATGTTAGTAATGGAGCTGCAAGTCCTGGATCAGTGACTTCTACAGCAAGTAAAAAATTAGAAAGACAAGTAAATGAAGAAGTGCGTGCTACAATGGCGGCTATATTTCCATCGCTAGAAActgaattaaataattttattgccTTTCTGGATAAAATCGATAGTTT TTGGTGTATGTATGTCTTGGTACGTTTGTCACAACATGTTATGTCAGCACAAGACACTGGTTCATTTTTATCTATGACATTTGCTTCTGCTCTAATTCAAGTTAAAAGAGCATTTGATAAATTTATGCAAACAcaattacaatcaattctctGTGATACTAAAGTTAATCGCAGAAATAAATGTGGTATTTTACCATATGTAGAGAATTTTGGACCATTTGCAAGAACGGCAGAAAAAATCTTTAAAAATTCAGATAGAAAAGTTGATCTTGAGAAGTGGTATACTAAATTAGTGAGTACAATGTTTGAAGCTATTGTCATCCATAGCAGAGAACATCATAAAACTCCACAAGAGGTTATTAAAATGG AAAACTTTCACCATTTATATGATCTCCTATCACAATTAAAAATACCTATATTTGATCATGAACGAAAGGAAGCTAAACAAAAATATCAGGATGCTTTACGCGCATATGTTACACAATATTTTGGGAGACCTCTAGAAAAACTGAAT CTATTCTTTGAAGGCGTGCAAGCAAAAGTTGGTGCTGGAGTTAAAGAATCTGAAGTTAGTTATCAAATGgcttttagtaaacaagaactTAGACGTGTCGTAAAAGAATATCCCGCTCGAGAAGTTAAAAAAGGTTTAGAAAATTTGTACAGAAAAGTTGAGAAACATTTATGCGAAGAAGAAAATTTATTAcaa gtTGTTTGGCGCGAAATGCAAGGTGAATTTATCGCGcagtatatatacatagaagAGCTAATTCAAAGGTGTTATCCAGATAGTATGGTAACTCTTGAATTTACTATACAAgatattttagaatttttttcaGAAATAGCTCGATCtcattga
- the LOC126919596 gene encoding uncharacterized protein LOC126919596, producing the protein MLRHILQSIVRNRRNGVRSYYVPNEVRPPSMDEVIVPQGSWQQSYFKAQQKYNLQLAAGIIILGATIAYGRVSGLLWLNFRPPKPEDRPESSK; encoded by the exons ATGTTACGAcatattttacaatcaattgtCCGAAATAGACGAAATG GTGTAAGATCATATTATGTACCTAATGAAGTTAGACCACCAAGTATGGATGAAGTGATTGTGCCGCAAGGCTCGTGGCAGCAATCATATTTTAAAGCTCAACAAAAATACAACTTACAGTTAGCAGCTGGTATCATTATACTTGGTGCTACTATAGCATAT GGTAGGGTATCTGGATTACTTTGGCTTAACTTCCGTCCACCAAAGCCAGAAGATAGGCCTGAAAGTTCTAAATAA